ACAAAAGCAGGGTAAATGTAAAAGCGAACAAACATGTCCGGCGTCTCATTTTTTGGCGTTATGCTTGACGTATAAGATTCTTAACTTCGTTCAGCGAGGCAGTATATTTATTAGAAACCAAATCCGATCTGACCCTTGTCATCAATCTTGATATCGTCGGGATTGGTTATCTCAAAATCGACCTTCTTATGAGGCGGGTCCGCTGGCTTCTCTTCTGATTGAACCGGCTCATCTTTCGACTCGACTTGTGGCCTATCCTGTTTTTCAGGTTCGGCCTTTTCTAACCCGGCTGGCGATTCCGTCGCCTCTACTGCTTTTACAGGTGGGATAGCAGACTCAGGCTCTTCGGTTACCTCGTCCTCTTCCTCATCAATTATGGATTCTTCCTCATCCGGCTCCGGTTCGGCCTTCGCCAACGGTGTTATGGATTTAACGGTATGCTGCGACAGGCGGTTACCCATGGCCTTCATACCTTTCACATCGATCACTTCCGAAAGGTCCAGTTCAATGGTTTCCGGTATCTCGGTCTTGCCTTTTAACTGGTCAACCCGTACCATAGGTTGTTTCGCGCCCGAGATCAGGATAAGCTTCGACCCGTTCTCGTCGCTGATAATACTGGTCTGCTTGCCAATGGCGGTGTTCTCAAACACAAAGCGCTTTACCATGTAGTTTTTCGACTTCCCTTCCAGGTGAACCACGGTATAAACCTTCTCAGGGTTATATTTCTCTATCAGGGTCATCTTATCATCAAAGTGGTTGTTCAGGTCGAAGCTGGTCAGCTCGTAACTGCCGTCACTTAATACGGTCAGCACGCGGTCGTCGCCATCAAACTCACCCAGGTATTTACCACGGCCGTCGGCGTTCAGGCGTTTCAGGATATCGTCGTACCATATCTTACGCCCGGCCAGTGTCGACACACCTTTGCTTTTCAGTACGATCTTCTTAACCGGGTACTTGGTAACGATATTACCCATCGAACCGCGGCCCTTGATGGCGATAGCTGCAAAATCCTCGTCAAACTGCAGCTTTTTGAGTTTGGCGTGAGGCTTTAACTGGATATTCACAACCTCCGCCTCACCATTAGGGTTGGCAGTAAAATAAAGCACTTTGGAACCCTTGCTGCCTTTGGTCAGGTCGTATTCCTTATCGCGGGTAACACCAACAACACTAAAGCGCTTGATATAGCTTACGCCGCTTTGGCCGTCCTTGTATATCATGTTGTAGACGGTGCGTTCGTCGTTCTTTTTGAATACCTGGGCGTGTATGATATCCTTACCCACAAACACCTTTTCCTGTACTTTGGTGATCATGCACTTGCCATCCACGCGGAATACGATGATCTCATCAATGTCCGAGCAATCGCATACAAACTGATCCTTTTTCAGGCCAGTACCTATAAAGCCATCTTCGGGGTTCATGTATAGCTTCACATTGGCCAGTGCCACCTGCGCCGCTTCCACCTTGTCAAAAGTGCGAAGCTCGGTTTTGCGCTCGCGGTCCTTACCGTATTTGTCTTTTAGTTTCTGGAACCAGGCAATGGCATAATCGTTCAGGTGTTTCAGGTGATGCTTTACTTCTTTTATCTCGTTCTCCAGCGCCTTCATTTGCTCGTCCGCTTTCTTCACGTCGAAGCGGGTGATGCTGCTCATCGGTTTGTCGATCAGTTTCTTATAATCCTCCGGTAATATCTCGCGGTAAAACTGCGGGAAGAAAGGCGTGAAAAGCTTATTCAGCACGTCAACCACCACTTCGAAACTGCCCGAACTTTCATACCCGGGGTGCTTGTACATCCCTTCCTGTATGAATATTTTGAGCAGGTTGCTGAAGAATATCTTCTCCATCAGCTCCTTCAGCCGTATCTGCAGTTCCTGTTTCAGCAGTTCCTTGGTGTAATGCGTGCTTTCGGTAAGCATATCATTCACGCTCATAAAGCGCGGCTTGTCGTCCTGTATCACGCAGGTATTGGGCGATATGGAAACCTCGCAGTCGGTAAAGGCATACAGCGCATCGATAGTCACATCAGGAGATATACCCGGCGCCAGGTGGATCATGATCTCCACATCTTTTGCCGTGTTATCTTCGATCTTCTTGATCTTGATCTTTCCCTTGTCGTTGGCAGAGATCACACTGTCTATCAGGCTGCCGGTAGTGGTCGAAAAAGGTATCTCGGTTATTGCCAGCGTCTTTTTATCGCGCTCCACAATTTTAGCACGCACCCGTATCCTGCCGCCGCGCTGACCCTCGTTGTATAACGAACAATCCGCCAGCCCACCGGTCGGGAAATCGGGTACCAGGTTTGGCCTTATGCCCTGCAATACGCCGATGGATGCATCCAGCAGTTCGATAAAATTATGCGGTAATATTTTGGTAGCCAGGCCCACGGCAATACCTTCGGCGCCCTGCGCCAACAGAAGCGGAAACTTAACCGGCAGCGTCACCGGCTCTTTGTTGCGCCCGTCGTAGCTGGCCTGCCATTCGGTAGTGTCGGGATTGAAAACAACCTCGTTGGCGAATTTCGAAAGCCTTGCCTCAATATAACGCGGAGCAGCGGCCGAGTCGCCGGTTATCGGGTCGCCCCAGTTACCCTGGCAATCTATCAGCAGGTTTTTTTGGCCAATCTGCACCATAGCATCGCCAATGGAAGCATCGCCGTGCGGGTGATACTTCATGGTGTTGCCGATAACGTTTGCCGCCTTATTAAAGCGCCCGTCGTCCATCTCCTTCAGCGAATGCAATATACGCCGCTGAACAGGCTTTAAACCATCATTGATATGCGGTACCGCGCGGTCAAGGATCACGTAGGAAGCATAATCCAGGAACCAGTTCTCGTACAACCCGCCGAGGGAGGTTACATTATGTAATTTGTTGTCTTCGTTATTACCAGGCTGCTGATTGCTCAGATCTTCACTCATTCGTAGCTAAAAAATAGGAATGGGTAAATATAGAGATTTAGTGCAGATGTGTGGTTGCGGAGACAGGCAGATTTTTCCCACATAACATAAGTTTTTAACCAGAATCGCCAAAAAAACCACGATCTTATTCAATACATAGTTTTACCAACTGAGACCCATGTTAAAGGATCAGGTGCCGGCGACTCAATCCACGCCGGCAACCATGTGCACGGGAATGGCAATGCGGTTCCAACTGTTAGTGGTGATAGCAATAAAAATAATCTGTGCCAGGCCCTGTTTGCCGAAATGCTTCAGCGCCTGCTCATAGGTCTCGTCCGAAACGCCGTGCCCGTAAATGCGGGTGACTTCCTCTGCCAGTTTTAGGGCCGCACGCTCCCCGTCACTATAGAAAGGTGTTTCCCACCACGCCGAAAGCGCTAACAAACGCTGGGTACTTTCGCCTAATGCAAGTGCGTCGTTGCTATGGTAATCGATGCAATAGCCGCAGCCATTGA
Above is a window of Mucilaginibacter ginsenosidivorans DNA encoding:
- a CDS encoding carboxymuconolactone decarboxylase family protein, producing the protein MKSRMNINEAEPRIYKAMLIADKQIKEFDINAMLKELIKIRVSQINGCGYCIDYHSNDALALGESTQRLLALSAWWETPFYSDGERAALKLAEEVTRIYGHGVSDETYEQALKHFGKQGLAQIIFIAITTNSWNRIAIPVHMVAGVD
- a CDS encoding DNA gyrase/topoisomerase IV subunit A produces the protein MSEDLSNQQPGNNEDNKLHNVTSLGGLYENWFLDYASYVILDRAVPHINDGLKPVQRRILHSLKEMDDGRFNKAANVIGNTMKYHPHGDASIGDAMVQIGQKNLLIDCQGNWGDPITGDSAAAPRYIEARLSKFANEVVFNPDTTEWQASYDGRNKEPVTLPVKFPLLLAQGAEGIAVGLATKILPHNFIELLDASIGVLQGIRPNLVPDFPTGGLADCSLYNEGQRGGRIRVRAKIVERDKKTLAITEIPFSTTTGSLIDSVISANDKGKIKIKKIEDNTAKDVEIMIHLAPGISPDVTIDALYAFTDCEVSISPNTCVIQDDKPRFMSVNDMLTESTHYTKELLKQELQIRLKELMEKIFFSNLLKIFIQEGMYKHPGYESSGSFEVVVDVLNKLFTPFFPQFYREILPEDYKKLIDKPMSSITRFDVKKADEQMKALENEIKEVKHHLKHLNDYAIAWFQKLKDKYGKDRERKTELRTFDKVEAAQVALANVKLYMNPEDGFIGTGLKKDQFVCDCSDIDEIIVFRVDGKCMITKVQEKVFVGKDIIHAQVFKKNDERTVYNMIYKDGQSGVSYIKRFSVVGVTRDKEYDLTKGSKGSKVLYFTANPNGEAEVVNIQLKPHAKLKKLQFDEDFAAIAIKGRGSMGNIVTKYPVKKIVLKSKGVSTLAGRKIWYDDILKRLNADGRGKYLGEFDGDDRVLTVLSDGSYELTSFDLNNHFDDKMTLIEKYNPEKVYTVVHLEGKSKNYMVKRFVFENTAIGKQTSIISDENGSKLILISGAKQPMVRVDQLKGKTEIPETIELDLSEVIDVKGMKAMGNRLSQHTVKSITPLAKAEPEPDEEESIIDEEEDEVTEEPESAIPPVKAVEATESPAGLEKAEPEKQDRPQVESKDEPVQSEEKPADPPHKKVDFEITNPDDIKIDDKGQIGFGF